The proteins below are encoded in one region of Pectinophora gossypiella chromosome 26, ilPecGoss1.1, whole genome shotgun sequence:
- the LOC126378551 gene encoding chorion class A protein Ld2/Ld41-like: MSTFAFLLLCVQACLIQNVMSQCGCGGIAAAPAAISYGGCGVGYGAGYGAGYGAGYGAAGQGNVAVAGSLDVAGNTLVTGAVPVLGSVSYSGSVPAAGSVTISGTCGCGCGC; encoded by the exons ATGTCTACCTTCGCCTTCTTATTGCTCTGCGTCCAGGCTTGCCTGATCCAG AATGTGATGAGCCAGTGTGGTTGTGGCGGTATTGCCGCCGCTCCCGCCGCCATTTCCTACGGCGGCTGCGGCGTGGGATACGGTGCGGGTTACGGTGCGGGATACGGTGCGGGATACGGCGCCGCTGGCCAAGGAAACGTGGCCGTTGCCGGCAGCTTGGACGTGGCTGGTAACACGCTGGTCACAGGCGCGGTGCCAGTGCTCGGCTCTGTGTCGTACAGCGGCAGCGTGCCGGCTGCGGGCTCCGTCACCATCTCGGGCAcctgcggctgcggctgcggTTGCTGA